The following DNA comes from Spartinivicinus poritis.
TAAGTGCACCGGTTTGGTATCGTCTTTGCTCTAGGACTATGGTAGAGGAGTCATTCATGGTACGGATATAGTGAGTTTTTTACACTATACCTGACATGAGGTGATGTTTGAACCATTTTGCTCTGTAACAAGCTATACCCAATGCGAAGGGTTTTTAGGTGAGGGACGACGATATCAAAACCTAAAAGTGATTCGCGACGGGTATAAGTTGGTGTTGCTGAGATAATTATCAATGGTGAAGCAGAGGTCTCTACAGGATTTGTCCCCCCACAATCAAAGGCACTGCTCTTATAAATACTAGAGGTGCCCTTTAATTATGGCTGGTATATTTCAATTACTTGTAAAACTATTAATATAGTGATCTAGTTACAACTGTGAAATGACATTAAGGGAATAAGAATGATAAGCAATTTTTTAACAAAAATACGACTAGTACACTATATTTTGGGTATTAGCTTAATAGTAAGTACTGTTATTTTAAATGCCAATGGTAAAGAGAGTAAAAATAAATTATTAACAGCAGCAGAAATTATCGCTCATTTAAATCTACAACCTTTACCAGAAGAGGGGGGGTATTATCGAGAAACCTATAAGTCAGCAGATACTATTCAATACCATTTTACAAATGATGCTTCAACCGTCATACGGGCAGTGAGTACTGCTATTTATTACATGGTTTTACCAGATAATTTTTCTGCATTACATCGAATTAAACAGGATGAGGTTTATCATCATTATTTAGGTGAGTCGGTGGAAATGCTGTTGATTTATCCAGATGGTAATCACCAATTAATCACCTTAGGTAAAAATATTGCTAACGGCGAACAGCTGCAAGTGGTTGTGCCTTCTGGCACCTGGCAGGGGGTTAAACTTTCAAAAAGAGACTCCACTGGCTATGCATTACTTGGTACGACAGTTGCGCCAGGATTTGAGTTTGATGACTTTGAGTTAGCGAATGCCGAGCAACTGGTTGAGCAATATCCTAGGTTAAAATCATTAATACATAAATATACTAAAGGGCACCTCTAATAATTGTTTATGGCCTCTGTGCAAGCTGATGGGGCCTTGAACACGGCGGCTTGTGAAGTGTAAGGTTGGTTGCCTTTCCAAGCAAGCCAACACACTTTACACGACTTATGTGGTTATGCTAAAGCATTAAC
Coding sequences within:
- a CDS encoding cupin domain-containing protein, whose amino-acid sequence is MISNFLTKIRLVHYILGISLIVSTVILNANGKESKNKLLTAAEIIAHLNLQPLPEEGGYYRETYKSADTIQYHFTNDASTVIRAVSTAIYYMVLPDNFSALHRIKQDEVYHHYLGESVEMLLIYPDGNHQLITLGKNIANGEQLQVVVPSGTWQGVKLSKRDSTGYALLGTTVAPGFEFDDFELANAEQLVEQYPRLKSLIHKYTKGHL